From the genome of Streptomyces sp. NBC_01116, one region includes:
- a CDS encoding peptidoglycan-binding protein: MATPLTADRLLAALHAEGVTVVEHPGWRTHDRNHMGAWGPVNGVMIHHTVSSGSAASVALCRDGYASLPGPLCHGVIDKAGTVHLISAGRANHAGGGDPDVLRRVVAEGYGDRPPAPRAHDGSAGAVDGNARFYGFECVNLGDGRDPWPAAQLDAIERASAAICRAHGWSARSVIGHAEWSAAKIDPRGFTMPSMRTRVSTRLAAPAGGTPTGPTAPPSKPGVPATSRYQPFPGASFFTARPSSPVVTAMGRRLAAEGCATYAVGPGPRWTEADRRSYAAWQRKLGFRGAEADGWPGRTSWNALKVPYTTKAP, encoded by the coding sequence GTGGCCACACCACTCACCGCCGACCGGCTGCTCGCCGCGCTGCACGCCGAAGGCGTCACCGTCGTCGAGCACCCGGGCTGGCGCACCCACGACCGCAACCACATGGGCGCCTGGGGCCCCGTGAACGGGGTGATGATCCACCACACCGTGAGCAGCGGGAGCGCCGCCTCCGTCGCCCTCTGCCGCGACGGCTACGCCTCGCTGCCCGGCCCGCTCTGCCACGGCGTCATCGACAAGGCGGGCACGGTCCACCTGATCTCGGCCGGCCGCGCCAACCACGCGGGCGGCGGCGACCCGGACGTGCTCCGGCGCGTCGTCGCGGAGGGCTACGGCGACCGGCCGCCCGCCCCGCGCGCCCATGACGGCAGCGCGGGAGCCGTCGACGGCAACGCCCGCTTCTACGGCTTCGAGTGCGTCAACCTCGGCGACGGCCGGGACCCCTGGCCCGCCGCCCAGCTCGACGCGATCGAACGCGCGTCGGCCGCGATCTGCCGGGCCCACGGCTGGAGCGCCCGCTCCGTCATCGGCCACGCGGAGTGGTCGGCGGCGAAGATCGACCCGCGCGGCTTCACCATGCCGTCGATGCGCACCCGCGTCAGCACCCGCCTGGCCGCCCCGGCCGGCGGCACCCCGACCGGGCCCACCGCCCCGCCCTCGAAGCCCGGTGTCCCCGCCACCTCCCGCTACCAGCCCTTCCCCGGGGCCTCCTTCTTCACCGCCCGCCCCAGCTCCCCCGTGGTCACCGCGATGGGCCGTCGGCTGGCCGCCGAGGGGTGCGCCACGTACGCCGTCGGCCCCGGCCCCCGCTGGACCGAGGCCGACCGCCGCTCGTACGCCGCGTGGCAGCGCAAGCTCGGCTTCCGCGGCGCGGAGGCCGACGGCTGGCCGGGCCGCACGTCCTGGAACGCGCTGAAGGTCCCGTACACCACGAAGGCGCCGTAA